In Humulus lupulus chromosome 6, drHumLupu1.1, whole genome shotgun sequence, a single genomic region encodes these proteins:
- the LOC133782022 gene encoding cytochrome P450 89A2-like, which produces MESSSSGWWWLSLILLALFFVPFFLLKFIPKKNPKLPPGPLTLPIIGNLFFLRKTFFQLEPVLRSLHAKYGPVISLSIGSHRTVIIADRVFAHQALIHNGAAFADRPPAPPTTRIFNGNQLNISSARYGPTWRLLRRNITSEILHPSRVKSYSRARKWVLDILLKRLESDDQGSGAVGVRVVDHFQYAMFCLLVLMCFGDKLEESKIKEIKTLQRRMMMAFSGFNLLNLCPSLTKILFRKRWQKLFQLRKEQHAVLVPLINSRKKVKETKVAADHDDDFVLCYVDTLLGLELPEKKRKLETGEMVSLCSEFLNGGTDTTSTALQWIMANVVKHPEIQEKLYQEIKGVVLVQKGNGIEEDDLQKMPYLKAVILEGLRRHPPAHFVLPHAVSDDVVVGGHLVPKNGSVNFMVAEMGLDPKVWEDPMAFKPERFMIGNDKVEFDIKGNREIKMMPFGAGRRICPASALAMLHLEYFVANLVWKFEWNKADDVDLSEVHEFTIVMKNPLRARLTPRH; this is translated from the coding sequence ATGGAAAGCAGCAGTTCCGGTTGGTGGTGGCTCTCCCTCATCCTTCTCGCTCTTTTCTTCGTccctttctttcttctcaaatTCATTCCCAAAAAAAACCCAAAACTCCCACCCGGACCTCTCACCCTTCCCATAATCGGCAACCTCTTCTTTCTCCGTAAAACCTTCTTCCAGCTCGAGCCCGTCCTCCGCAGCCTCCACGCTAAGTACGGCCCCGTTATCTCTCTCAGCATCGGCTCCCACCGTACCGTCATCATCGCCGACCGTGTCTTCGCCCACCAAGCTCTCATCCATAACGGTGCCGCCTTCGCTGACCGCCCTCCCGCCCCACCCACCACTAGAATCTTCAACGGCAACCAGCTTAACATCAGCTCCGCCAGGTACGGCCCCACCTGGCGCCTCCTCCGCCGCAACATCACTTCAGAGATCCTCCACCCTTCGCGGGTCAAGTCCTATTCCCGCGCTCGCAAATGGGTTCTCGATATTCTCCTCAAACGGCTCGAATCCGATGATCAAGGCAGCGGCGCCGTCGGCGTCCGGGTAGTGGATCACTTCCAGTACGCCATGTTTTGCCTCTTGGTTTTGATGTGCTTTGGAGACAAGCTTGAGGAGTCGAAGATCAAAGAAATCAAGACCCTTCAACGTCGCATGATGATGGCCTTCTCAGGCTTCAACTTACTCAACCTCTGCCCCAGTTTGACCAAGATTCTTTTCAGAAAACGGTGGCAGAAGTTGTTTCAGCTCCGCAAGGAACAACATGCGGTTCTGGTCCCCCTCATAAATTCCCGGAAGAAGGTCAAGGAAACCAAGGTTGCTGCAGATCATGATGATGATTTCGTGCTTTGCTATGTGGATACCTTACTGGGTCTGGAGCTACCAGAGAAGAAAAGGAAGCTTGAAACAGGAGAAATGGTGAGCTTGTGCTCAGAATTTCTTAACGGGGGCACGGACACGACCTCCACGGCACTGCAGTGGATCATGGCCAACGTAGTGAAACATCCTGAGATTCAAGAGAAGCTGTATCAGGAGATAAAAGGGGTGGTACTAGTACAAAAAGGGAATGGGATTGAAGAAGATGATTTACAGAAGATGCCGTATTTGAAAGCTGTGATACTGGAAGGGCTGCGGCGTCACCCGCCAGCGCACTTCGTGTTGCCGCACGCGGTGAGTGATGACGTGGTGGTGGGTGGACATTTGGTGCCGAAGAATGGAAGCGTCAACTTCATGGTGGCGGAGATGGGATTGGACCCCAAGGTGTGGGAGGATCCCATGGCGTTCAAGCCGGAGAGATTTATGATTGGTAATGATAAGGTGGAGTTTGATATAAAGGGGAATAGGGAGATCAAGATGATGCCTTTTGGGGCCGGGAGGAGGATATGTCCTGCCTCTGCTCTGGCCATGCTTCACTTGGAGTATTTTGTGGCCAATTTGGTTTGGAAGTTTGAGTGGAATAAGGCTGATGATGTTGATTTATCGGAGGTGCATGAGTTCACCATCGTTATGAAGAATCCTTTGCGTGCGCGCTTGACTCCAAGGCACTAG